One Candidatus Dependentiae bacterium genomic window carries:
- the mutL gene encoding DNA mismatch repair endonuclease MutL, producing the protein MAQTIKFLDPQEAIKIAAGEVVERPAHIIKELIENSIDAQSNTIIIQTRAAGKDEIIITDDGSGMSPEDAKLCFAHHATSKISTVHDLETVTTYGFRGEALSSIASVSRVELTTKIDDQKSASHLILQDSKIIVDDFASHPTGTTISITNLFDNIPARKKFLKSDDTEWNLVVSIFQAFCLRKPNIHFKLFHNGHMSYNCPPTTDIKVRCAQLWSGNLSEQLLTIDPTIIKNISISGAISTPHYYRFNRGQIFIFINNRWVKNIEITKGLIKGYDGVLPAQKYPAAFLFIDIDPTQVDINVHPKKEEVKFLHPGIVQRAVEEIVKQTLSDSLNKNLSSKPVLAENNFSFSTNSILPQSENIIWDNPEIAQAKQPFAYQPPTQFHTSFQKLGATPFFHPVSFIEQAKQALSVSRPEKLLKNDFIYEQEPFSIVGQFKKTYIMIEKEQQLILVDQHAAHERILYERFKKNADIKATTVQLLFPHIVKLTTHDIQQLEAHLSLFEKHGILLEPFSQTEIIIQSTPVQMQAKSVEEIIHLSLDLIKECNLQADELFNKLHDKILSEKACKAACRAGDTLNHEQMSNILNELEKTENRFCCPHGRPTLWSMELKEIERHFKRDYVGSKQNQQIIF; encoded by the coding sequence ATGGCACAAACAATTAAATTTTTAGATCCACAAGAAGCCATTAAAATTGCCGCTGGTGAAGTAGTTGAGCGACCAGCACACATAATAAAAGAATTGATTGAAAACAGCATAGATGCTCAATCCAATACAATCATCATTCAAACTCGAGCTGCAGGCAAAGACGAAATAATAATCACAGATGATGGATCTGGCATGTCACCAGAAGATGCAAAACTTTGCTTTGCTCATCACGCCACAAGCAAAATATCTACAGTTCATGATTTAGAAACAGTTACAACGTATGGCTTTCGAGGCGAAGCTCTTTCAAGTATAGCCTCTGTCAGTCGCGTCGAGCTCACAACTAAAATAGATGATCAAAAAAGCGCCAGCCATCTGATTTTACAAGACTCAAAAATAATTGTTGATGATTTCGCCTCACATCCAACAGGGACAACAATTTCTATCACAAACCTTTTTGACAATATTCCTGCACGAAAAAAATTTTTAAAAAGTGATGATACTGAATGGAATTTGGTTGTTTCTATTTTTCAAGCGTTTTGCCTGAGAAAACCAAACATACATTTTAAATTATTTCACAACGGACACATGTCTTACAACTGCCCCCCAACTACCGACATCAAAGTTAGATGTGCACAGCTCTGGAGCGGAAACCTCAGCGAGCAACTTTTAACCATTGACCCAACAATAATTAAAAACATTTCAATTTCTGGTGCAATTTCAACGCCACATTATTATAGGTTTAATCGTGGACAAATTTTTATATTTATAAATAATCGCTGGGTTAAAAATATCGAAATCACCAAAGGCCTTATCAAAGGATATGATGGAGTTTTGCCTGCCCAAAAATATCCTGCTGCTTTTTTATTTATTGATATTGATCCAACTCAAGTTGATATCAACGTTCACCCTAAAAAAGAAGAGGTTAAATTTTTACATCCAGGAATTGTGCAAAGGGCGGTAGAAGAAATAGTTAAACAAACACTAAGCGACTCTTTAAATAAAAATTTAAGCTCCAAACCTGTTTTGGCAGAAAATAATTTTTCATTTTCAACAAACTCTATTTTGCCACAATCTGAAAACATTATTTGGGACAATCCAGAAATAGCTCAAGCAAAACAACCTTTTGCTTATCAGCCACCAACACAATTTCATACAAGCTTTCAAAAGCTTGGCGCCACACCCTTTTTCCATCCAGTAAGTTTTATAGAGCAAGCAAAGCAAGCGCTTTCAGTTTCAAGACCAGAAAAACTGCTAAAAAATGATTTTATTTATGAGCAAGAACCATTTTCAATCGTAGGGCAATTTAAAAAAACCTATATCATGATTGAAAAAGAACAGCAGCTTATTTTAGTTGATCAGCACGCTGCTCATGAGAGAATTTTATATGAGCGCTTTAAAAAAAATGCTGACATTAAAGCAACGACGGTACAACTTTTATTCCCGCACATAGTCAAACTGACTACTCATGACATCCAACAGCTTGAGGCGCATCTATCGCTTTTTGAAAAGCATGGAATTTTGCTTGAACCTTTTAGTCAAACAGAAATAATCATTCAATCTACTCCAGTACAAATGCAAGCAAAAAGCGTTGAAGAAATCATTCATCTCAGCCTGGATTTAATAAAAGAGTGCAACTTACAAGCGGACGAACTGTTCAACAAACTGCATGACAAAATACTTTCTGAAAAAGCATGCAAGGCTGCTTGCAGAGCTGGCGACACTTTAAACCATGAGCAAATGAGCAATATTTTAAATGAGCTTGAAAAAACAGAAAATCGTTTTTGCTGCCCGCATGGAAGACCAACTTTGTGGAGTATGGAACTCAAAGAAATTGAAAGACATTTTAAAAGAGATTATGTTGGATCAAAACAAAACCAACAAATAATATTTTAA
- a CDS encoding YciC family protein, producing the protein MKFFLVKDSSNFAWSCLKNNLDGWFMLSLKSFLMMLVMIGGLMTFMLCTLFLYGFMGITPGFFLYDPSIFIQLLILLFFIAGIYQALVQIVSYSNVPIANSLDAAYQKPLRGFNNRVQVRALFFVGIFQSIVIGLGFLMLIVPGIYFAVRFSFARLIILDEQCGSMSAMKKSWELTENNFSNLFPVSVCTFVLLMFPITRLINLFFPFIDLMMSYVYVSLRQK; encoded by the coding sequence ATGAAATTTTTTCTAGTAAAAGATTCAAGCAATTTTGCATGGAGCTGCTTAAAAAACAACCTTGATGGTTGGTTTATGCTTTCTTTAAAATCATTTCTCATGATGCTCGTAATGATTGGCGGGCTTATGACTTTTATGCTGTGTACGCTTTTTTTATACGGCTTTATGGGTATTACGCCAGGATTTTTTTTATATGATCCTTCTATTTTTATTCAATTGCTAATCCTTCTGTTTTTTATTGCAGGGATCTATCAAGCACTCGTCCAAATAGTTAGTTACAGCAATGTTCCAATTGCAAATTCTCTTGATGCTGCATACCAAAAACCACTAAGAGGGTTTAATAATCGAGTACAGGTTCGAGCTCTGTTCTTTGTTGGCATTTTTCAATCTATTGTCATTGGGCTTGGCTTTTTAATGCTTATCGTTCCTGGGATTTATTTTGCAGTAAGATTTTCTTTTGCTCGATTAATTATCCTTGATGAGCAATGTGGATCGATGAGCGCTATGAAAAAAAGTTGGGAACTAACCGAGAATAACTTTTCAAATTTATTTCCAGTTTCTGTTTGTACATTTGTTCTTTTGATGTTTCCTATCACAAGGCTTATCAATCTTTTTTTTCCATTCATAGATTTGATGATGTCTTATGTCTATGTTTCTTTAAGGCAAAAGTAA